In a genomic window of Deltaproteobacteria bacterium:
- a CDS encoding glycosyltransferase family 4 protein: MSNVISKQPLPYSHKQILRIGIDGRSLQGNRRGDGRYIFELCQQLDERLPNARFFVYSSIPVDMPVFSNRWILRADRSILSRLPRLLWLKLRGSYLCRKDHLDIFWGTNIFLPYLPGTVRKAVTVYDLSLRVAPETIVTTHLWLGRFFFLRDVRKADIVLTVSEGTSWRLSDLVGYQPTAISPAVGKSFRHQTKGKIEACLAIYGISYPYILNVAVWEPRKNLELLVKTFIIMKREGLLSGHKLVLVGKKGWRCERIATMVASDSGKNVVSLGYVPDDHLPPLYAGADVFVFPSTYEGFGMPVLEARACGARVVASDIPELREAGGEDAVYVKPTEEGIRNGLLTALKQAPRNPGQLALPTWQQSGMILANALCGKEE, from the coding sequence ATGTCGAATGTGATTTCTAAACAGCCCTTGCCATATTCTCATAAGCAGATCCTTAGAATCGGTATTGACGGCCGTAGCCTGCAAGGCAACCGCAGGGGTGACGGACGTTATATTTTTGAACTTTGTCAACAGCTGGACGAACGCCTGCCTAATGCCCGGTTTTTTGTTTACAGTTCCATTCCAGTGGACATGCCTGTTTTTTCCAATCGTTGGATCCTGAGGGCCGATCGCTCAATATTGTCAAGACTTCCTCGTCTCCTGTGGCTGAAGCTTCGTGGATCATATCTTTGCAGGAAAGACCATTTGGATATTTTCTGGGGGACAAACATATTCTTGCCTTACCTGCCTGGCACGGTAAGAAAGGCGGTTACCGTATATGACCTGAGTCTTCGAGTCGCACCTGAAACCATCGTGACGACCCATCTATGGCTGGGTCGTTTTTTTTTCCTCAGAGATGTCCGTAAGGCGGATATCGTCCTTACTGTTTCAGAGGGGACTTCGTGGCGACTTTCTGATCTTGTTGGATACCAACCAACTGCCATTTCCCCCGCAGTCGGCAAGAGTTTCAGACATCAGACTAAAGGTAAAATCGAAGCCTGTCTTGCGATCTACGGCATTTCTTATCCCTACATACTCAATGTAGCTGTGTGGGAACCGAGAAAGAATCTTGAACTGCTGGTCAAAACATTCATCATTATGAAAAGGGAAGGGTTGCTATCTGGCCATAAATTGGTTTTAGTCGGCAAGAAAGGCTGGAGATGCGAACGTATTGCGACAATGGTCGCAAGTGATAGCGGGAAAAACGTTGTTTCTCTCGGTTATGTTCCGGACGATCATCTGCCGCCTCTTTACGCGGGGGCAGACGTATTTGTTTTCCCATCCACTTATGAGGGTTTTGGAATGCCCGTCCTTGAGGCAAGGGCGTGCGGAGCTCGAGTTGTCGCTTCTGACATACCCGAACTGCGTGAGGCAGGAGGAGAGGACGCCGTCTACGTCAAACCCACTGAAGAAGGTATCCGTAACGGGCTCCTCACCGCACTAAAGCAAGCCCCACGAAATCCAGGCCAATTGGCCCTTCCAACATGGCAACAAAGCGGTATGATCCTTGCTAATGCCTTGTGCGGAAAAGAAGAGTGA